The following nucleotide sequence is from Saccharothrix texasensis.
GGCCGGCGGATTCTTCCGGCTTGCCGCAGGTGAGCACGAACGCGGATGCGCGCCGCCCGCCGGGCGCTCATGCTGGACAGTCACGCCGCCGCTCCACGTCCACGTCACCGGGCGTGCGCACGCCGTCGGGCCGTCCTCCGCCGATCTTCGCAATCTCCGTGACACCGGCGTCACGCAGCGTGTTCAGATCGAATCCGTGCTGTCAAGACGTCAATCTCGAAGAAGTTTGGTCGCGCGGAATCCACATATTCTGACGAGGGATAGTCCCCGGCCGCCGCAGGTGGCACCACTCGCCATCCGCCGGGCCGGGGATCGGTGGAGTCGTTCCCCCGACAATCCTGAGGAGAACCGATGAGTCAGTTGAGAGTTGTCTCCCGGCAAGAGTGGTTGGAGGCGCGCAAAGCGCTTCTGGAAAAGGAGAAGGAAGTCACGCGCGCCCGCGACATGATCGCGGAGGAGCGCCGCCGGTTGCCGATGGTGAAGGTCGAGAAGAATTACACCTTCGAGGGTCCGGGCGGCAGCCGGCTCTCGCTGCTGGACCTGTTCGAGGGCCGCCGCCAGCTCATCGTCCGGCACTACATGTTCAGCCCGGGCGCCACGGAGGGCTGCATCGGCTGTTCCATGCAGGCGGACAGCGTCGGCGAGCTCTCGCACATGTGGGCCCGCGACACCACGTTCGTCATGATCTCCCGGGCGCCGGTGGCGGACTTCACGCCGTTCAAGGAGCGCATGGGCTGGAACATCCCGTGGTACTCGTCGTTCGGCAGCGACTTCAACTACGACTACGAGGTCTCCACCGACAAGGGCGAGTCGCCGGGCGTCAGCTCGTTCTACCGGGACGGCGAGGACGTCTTCTTCACCTACTCGATCTTCGACCGCGGTGGGGACATCTTCAAGAGCTTCTACAACTACCTGGACATCACCCACCTGGGGCGGCAGGAAGACCAGCTCGAGCACCCTTGGGACTGGTGGCGCTTCAAGGACACCTACGACGTCGAGGACTCGCACGGGCCCAACGACAACTGGTGGAACGGCACCCGGTACAAGGCGTAGCGGGCCGCGGACCGGGGCCGGTGCCGGTGCCGGTGCCCGGAATGGGTGGACATCTCGCGAGCGCGGGGGCAGGGCTGCGACACGGCCCGGCCCCCGCGCTCGCGTCGTGCCGGAACGCGGCGGCCGGTCCACGACGCTCGATCCGCCGCGGCACCCGGACCGGAGCCCGGTGGGTGGGTCGCGGTGGGGTGCGTGGTCAGGGGACCGGCGCGGGCCGGTCCGCGCCGGCCGGTGTCGGGCAGCCGGATCGGGCACGGGGAGTCGCGGTGGGGGAGGGGCGAGCCCGGGTGGGTCCCAAGTGGGGTCAGCGGTGGGTGGTGGCCGGTTCCGCGGGGGCCAGGTCGGCTTCGACCTCGTGGGCCCGGCGCTTCTTCGACGCGGCCATCGAGGCCGCCACCGCCTCGGCGTCGTCGCCGACGCCGAGGAGCAGGCTGTGCAGGATCGTGTCGTAGCAGCGGTCGGCGTCGACCGGGTCGATCAGGTAGCCGCCGAGCTCGAGGTTGACCAGGCCGTGGGTCGCGATCCACATCTCGTGCGCGACCAGCAGCGGGTCCCCGTCGCGGAACCGGCCGGCTTCGATGCAGCGGGTGGCGCACTCCACGACGGTCAGCAGCGTGTACCGGCCGTACTGGCGGTCGTCGTCGGTGAGGGAGAACCCGGCCAGCGACTGCCCGCCGAACATCACCGCGTACAGGTGGGAGTTCGCCTTGGCGTTCTGGCGGTAGGCGTAGCCGAGCACGGCCATGTCCGCCACCGGGTCGTCGGTCCGCACCACCATGGAGAACTGGCGCTCCAGCCGGGCGAAGCCTTCGTGCACCATCTCCCGCACCAGGCCGCTCATGCTGCCGAAGTGCGTGTAGACGGCCATGGTCGACGTGCCGGCCTCGGCGGCGATCTTCCTGGTCGACAGCGCCTCGGCGCCGTGCTCGGCCAGGAGTCGCGCCGCGATGTCCACGAGGGTGGCGCGCGTTTCCGGATCCAGCTTGCGAGGACTCACCTTGACAGTGTTGCACAACACCGTTATTCTTTGCGTAACGATGTTATGCTATGGTGCGCCGATCGTGTGACACGCGCTCCCCGTTCGGGGGTGCGGACCGGGTGAGCGTACCTCCCGGGGCGTGTCGGAGCCGCCCTTCAGATCGCCTGGCACGGCCGGGTCGTCGTGGGCGTGAGGCCGGGGATCGGACGACGGGTCCGCGCCGCTCCGCTGGGCGGCTGGGTCGGTCCGCGGGCCGGGTCGGGACCGCCGGCGCGGTGAGCAGGCCGCCGATCCGGGCCGGCGCCGTGGTGGTGACGCACCGCGTTCGCGGCGGCCGGGGGTCGGACCTCCCGCCCACCGGGTCGTTCGGCTTGCCGAACCGACGTCCTGTCGATTCCGGGAAACACCTGGCGCGGCGCGGAGACCGCGCCGGCGATCGTCCACACCGGAGCGTGCGCGGCGGGTGCGGTGGGGCGAGGCGGCGGTCGGGGGATTGCCGCTGCCTCGCCCGTGGTGGAGCAGACGACTCGGTTCGCCGACTTCTCCTCCACCACCGCGGGCGCCACCTCGGAGTCGGCCTGGGGTGCCGGTTCCGGGGTGGGCTGGGGCGGGCCGGCCGCCGGCGCGGCCACCACGAGGGCCGCGCGGGCGGTCGACGACAGGGGCGCGGCGTCCGCCGGGCCGTCGACCGCGCCGATCGGGGCGACGCGGACGTCGGGAAGCGGGCCACGCGGTACGGGGTCGTTCCGGATCGGTGGACG
It contains:
- a CDS encoding DUF899 domain-containing protein, whose translation is MSQLRVVSRQEWLEARKALLEKEKEVTRARDMIAEERRRLPMVKVEKNYTFEGPGGSRLSLLDLFEGRRQLIVRHYMFSPGATEGCIGCSMQADSVGELSHMWARDTTFVMISRAPVADFTPFKERMGWNIPWYSSFGSDFNYDYEVSTDKGESPGVSSFYRDGEDVFFTYSIFDRGGDIFKSFYNYLDITHLGRQEDQLEHPWDWWRFKDTYDVEDSHGPNDNWWNGTRYKA
- a CDS encoding TetR/AcrR family transcriptional regulator, yielding MSPRKLDPETRATLVDIAARLLAEHGAEALSTRKIAAEAGTSTMAVYTHFGSMSGLVREMVHEGFARLERQFSMVVRTDDPVADMAVLGYAYRQNAKANSHLYAVMFGGQSLAGFSLTDDDRQYGRYTLLTVVECATRCIEAGRFRDGDPLLVAHEMWIATHGLVNLELGGYLIDPVDADRCYDTILHSLLLGVGDDAEAVAASMAASKKRRAHEVEADLAPAEPATTHR